The Pochonia chlamydosporia 170 chromosome 1, whole genome shotgun sequence genome window below encodes:
- a CDS encoding autoinducer 2 sensor kinase/phosphatase luxQ (similar to Pyrenophora tritici-repentis Pt-1C-BFP XP_001932239.1), with product MQSRDHSLDNRFTLSSTCTDPTTSKSTRAPPTSAIQSLDETARKNPFPETTSDSLASQLTPLKSATRLNSTARGARALPRDGVIVDNCTSEAEAADISIGDAPNRMAQRRSSYPFSSTHDQSGRGQPAWQSSKEASHSYEPGTTGSGSHAATEQNLSPNSNAAELVHSPAALATSQQQLNEYRARLARDLEIRELSARGLLMAQSEKARFSPILEEGIGVSSPVFTAALTTTSTESGHTVRGGMTPAAIAHTPSYPFPRMAGFAPHPQIPKSMPYLSASPASRQHQAQSPVEYRGLLDKVLSETSTPASTFSFEPPGGPENSQSFDFPTPNLYDMSLMLSAEPGLDAWWNTVVQIMRDIYKAERVTLAVPADTTDIENVPWGQKATYNKHQEDELSMGYIAKASTALQSSDYEASDSAAAFDDKPTHPTAAALSRPGLRSRHSFTAFEENKQKSLEQTPIVPPKRPSNLTRSKTQYPSPRVVAELRDDYTKLNKDALDEHDAAAEAQQRIPSWEAPFMARYEGQGRILPVLQALDYEADPLIDHTGIVRVLERGRPVALTRTYPYLPRTKSDAEQTGEQKASSKGSSTDSKRPKRQRTESVSKLSTIFAGTTRPKGNPSDKTNTTPISSSLDDEDPRPPTPKYEEYEQAPPSPWSQSPAPSPAVRADPKENPFFTDAMVDEDSFNPGSPPVSYTGMRPPEAIGVDNSWTVLHIPLTHVLLSKPSRTFKLDATALEQKSQLRSKDDSSPNRHGPSEADRVSPEQEKGNRSAPIAVLSILSPIIPYPSNLRHSLENLAPHMATSFSLCRHYSNLETELAGIQRRRPPTAGFGAVAPFGSHVEGGPFLAAGQPPAQNSLGGSITSPSDYSAISKSTTASPMATPGWEHGSLSHLMDRRQPLGSPSAGSQAVESYFATKQKLAPKETATPAAQRSRTTSKDNSPGEKRHSFLSGVRFGNEACSPEQIMERSYFESEDSTGTKTQKETTLNTGHDGGASDPASDVPLTRPGGSVDDRGRADPSQPQHGHTVLHSYGADFASTFQSLPPSSSLSSRLPTTPAAPPRSGSLTSMAGDMPPPSDRLKGLILDSLPAHVFVSLPQTGETVWVNSRFLSYRGQTVADLSADPWGSIHPDDREGYLKAWGHSLRTGEQFSRSVRIKRFDGAYRWFYARAVASKDKRGVIMQFLGSYMDIHDQHIAELKAARQAEIEASEAKHRLLANLIPQIIFTATEDDGITFANDQWLSYTGQSFEDSLGLGFMDYVHPDDLARCRIPIERGVKLSNAQSPPDEKGHSGASSAGTQTTPTARNVSQTLQQPAVGKSGLRSVQPALSRASSSGSESIYSLPSAELTELARKGIIKVTTDTSGRLSYTTEVRLRSKTGEYRWHLIRCVEIDTLDFGQGASSYFGSATDINDHKLLEAKLKEAMESKGRFLSNMSHEIRTPLIGISGMVSFLQDTTLNEEQRDYTNTIQTSANSLIMIINDILDLSKVDAGMMKLKYEWFHTRSLIEDVNELVSTMAIAKRLELNYLVEADVPAWVKGDKVRIRQVLLNVIGNAIKFTAEGEVFSRCRVYTEDDPAVRSDNEIMLQFAITDTGRGFSKEEAELIFKPFSQIDGSSTRQHGGSGLGLVISRQLVELHGGKMEGTAVPGHGSTFTFTARFTLPSPEDHPNIPVSPGSTASTGSRQGSSENVNRSTKGLSVVEQLRSSPQEGINPKGKEANPSPVSPSQRVSPEASSSRASRHHTGSSPNTSVNAGLARFSEAAKASGQDLSQMKLEMPSDRASPSRTSTPEANAPRPTSDLRPPLYSILIICAQHHSREATAQHIEMTLPKDVPHQITAIASIEDAEPFLGGEDPIRFTHIVLNLASAEAIINVMDEITKSQKIEGTTIVILCDSVQRQAVQKLAADTKHERFLSENLVTFIYKPVKPSRFAVIFDPDKVRDLSTDRNRSTAQQMVENQKASYQEIEKRMGNKGYRVLLVEDNPVNQKVLNKYLKKIGVEVEVAIDGVECTEIVLSKPHSYYSLILCDLHMPRKDGYQACREIREWEKASNLPKLPIIALSANVMSDVQEKCVAAGFSDYVTKPVDFIDLSRAMAKFF from the exons ATGCAAAGTCGTGATCATTCTCTTGACAATCGTTTTACCTTGTCCTCGACTTGTACCGACCCGACGACATCCAAATCGACGCGTGCTCCTCCAACGTCTGCCATCCAAAGCCTCGACGAGACTGCCCGCAAGAATCCCTTCCCAGAGACGACCAGCGACTCCTTGGCTTCGCAGCTCACCCCGCTGAAATCGGCCACGaggctcaactcaactgcCAGAGGTGCTCGTGCCCTACCTAGAGATGGAGTAATTGTGGACAACTGTACAtcagaagcagaagctgcagaCATTTCGATTGGGGATGCGCCGAACAGAATGGCTCAACGCCGCTCCAGCTACCCCTTCTCTTCGACGCATGATCAGTCGGGCAGGGGCCAGCCAGCGTGGCAGAGCTCGAAAGAAGCATCTCATAGCTATGAACCAGGTACTACCGGCTCTGGTTCCCATGCGGCCACAGAACAGAATCTGTCACCCAATTCCAATGCTGCCGAGTTAGTTCACAGCCCTGCCGCACTGGCTACGTCACAGCAGCAACTCAATGAATATCGCGCCAGGTTAGCTAGAGACCTCGAGATCCGCGAACTTTCTGCGAGGGGCCTACTCATGGCGCAATCAGAAAAGGCTCGCTTCTCTCCGATACTGGAGGAAGGCATTGGAGTGTCTTCGCCGGTCTTCACAGCTGCGCTCACCACAACCTCGACAGAGTCTGGCCATACCGTCCGTGGTGGCATGACCCCAGCAGCCATCGCACACACGCCGTCGTATCCCTTTCCAAGAATGGCTGGATTTGCTCCACATCCTCAAATACCGAAATCAATGCCCTACCTGTCAGCGAGCCCTGCCTCGCGGCAACATCAGGCCCAATCGCCCGTGGAATATCGTGGCCTACTGGATAAGGTTTTGTCAGAGACATCCACGCCAGCGTCGACCTTTAGTTTTGAGCCTCCAGGTGGTCCGGAAAACTCCCAGAGCTTCGATTTCCCCACTCCTAACCTTTATGATATGTCTTTAATGCTGTCTGCCGAACCCGGGTTAGACGCTTGGTGGAATACAGTGGTACAAATTATGAGAGATATTTATAAAGCAGAGCGAGTGACACTGGCTGTTCCTGCCGACACGACTGATATTGAAAATGTTCCCTGGGGCCAAAAAGCCACGTacaacaagcatcaagaagATGAGCTCAGCATGGGCTACATTGCCAAGGCTAGCACCGCTTTGCAAAGTAGTGATTATGAGGCTTCCGACAGTGCAGCTGCCTTTGACGATAAACCAACGCACCCTACAGCTGCGGCTCTGTCTCGGCCGGGATTGAGGAGTCGACACTCGTTCACGGCCTTTGAGGAAAACAAGCAAAAATCGCTAGAACAAACTCCCATCGTGCCGCCGAAAAGACCATCCAACCTGACGAGAAGTAAGACTCAGTATCCATCACCCCGGGTGGTAGCGGAGCTTCGTGATGACTacaccaagctcaacaagGACGCCTTGGACGAGCacgacgccgccgccgaggcaCAACAAAGGATCCCCAGTTGGGAGGCTCCATTTATGGCTCGCTACGAGGGTCAGGGTCGGATTCTCCCCGTCCTCCAAGCGTTAGATTACGAAGCAGACCCGTTGATTGACCACACCGGTATCGTACGAGTGCTTGAGCGAGGCCGGCCCGTAGCTCTAACTCGAACATACCCCTATCTCCCTCGAACGAAATCCGACGCCGAACAAACCGGCGAGCAAAAGGCCAGCTCCAAAGGAAGCAGCACAGACtccaaaagaccaaaaaggCAACGCACGGAATCGGTGTCGAAGTTGTCAACCATATTTGCGGGTACGACACGTCCCAAAGGCAACCCCAGCGACAAGACCAACACTACGCCAATATCATCGTCACTCGACGATGAAGATCCTCGACCGCCAACCCCAAAGTACGAGGAGTACGAACAGGcacctccttctccatggTCTCAGTCACCAGCTCCGTCACCCGCTGTACGAGCTGATCCCAAGGAAAACCCTTTCTTCACTGATGCGATGGTGGATGAGGATTCTTTCAATCCTGGCTCACCTCCAGTCAGCTATACAGGAATGCGTCCACCGGAAGCAATCGGTGTCGACAACTCTTGGACAGTCCTACACATACCTCTAACCCATGTGCTCCTCTCCAAGCCATCGCGGACATTTAAACTCGATGCGACTGCCCTCGAACAAAAATCGCAACTGCGAAGCAAGGACGACTCCTCACCCAACCGCCATGGACCATCCGAAGCAGACCGAGTCTCcccagaacaagaaaagggaAACCGATCTGCCCCCATTGCTGTTCTCTCCATTCTCAGTCCCATAATACCATATCCGTCCAACTTGAGGCACTCTTTAGAAAATCTGGCACCGCACATGGCTACCTCATTTTCACTTTGCCGTCATTACAGCAACCTGGAAACTGAACTGGCTGGTATTCAGCGTCGACGTCCTCCCACGGCAGGATTTGGTGCCGTTGCTCCGTTTGGAAGCCATGTAGAAGGTGGCCCGTTCCTGGCTGCTGGACAACCACCAGCGCAAAACTCTCTCGGTGGAAGCATTACTAGCCCTAGCGACTACTCGGCCATCTCGAAGAGTACGACAGCATCTCCCATGGCAACTCCTGGATGGGAACATGGCTCCCTTAGCCATCTCATGGACCGGAGACAACCTCTGGGTAGCCCTTCCGCAGGCTCTCAAGCGGTAGAGAGCTACTTCGCGACCAAGCAAAAGTTGGCGCCCAAGGAGACGGCGACGCCTGCGGCTCAACGGTCACGAACGACTTCCAAGGACAACTCCCCTGGCGAGAAGAGGCACTCGTTTCTCTCTGGTGTTCGATTTGGCAATGAGGCATGTAGCCCCGAGCAAATCATGGAAAGAAGCTATTTTGAATCTGAAGACAGCACCGGGACGAAAACCCAGAAGGAAACCACTTTAAATActggacatgatggcggAGCTTCTGACCCAGCAAGCGACGTCCCTCTCACCAGGCCGGGTGGCAGTGTGGACGACCGAGGCAGAGCGGACCCCAGCCAACCTCAACATGGTCATACTGTACTTCATAGCTATGGGGCTGACTTTGCATCCACTTTCCAGTCCCTGCCTCCGAGCTCTAGTCTGTCATCCAGATTGCCAACAACTCCCGCCGCACCACCGCGGAGCGGTTCATTGACTTCCATGGCGGGGGATATGCCACCGCCATCCGATAGATTGAAGGGGCTTATATTAGACTCGCTACCTGCCCACGTCTTCGTCTCTTTACCTCAGACCGGGGAAACGGTTTGGGTCAATAGTCGCTTCTTGTCGTACCGTGGGCAAACTGTGGCAGACTTGTCCGCTGACCCATGGGGAAGCATTCATCCGGATGACCGAGAGGGCTATCTCAAAGCTTGGGGCCATTCGCTTCGAACGGGCGAGCAATTCTCTAGGTCTGTTCGTATCAAGAGGTTCGATGGTGCATACCGGTGGTTCTATGCTCGCGCCGTGGCTTCAAAGGACAAGCGGGGGGTCATCATGCAGTTTCTAGGGTCGTACATGGATATTCATGATCAGCATATTGCCGAGCTAAAAGCCGCTCGACAAGCGGAAATTGAGGCATCGGAAGCAAAGCATCGGCTACTTGCCAATCTAATTCCACAAATTATCTTCACAGCCACAGAAGATGACGGTATCACTTTCGCCAATGACCAATGGCTATCATATACCGGACAGAGCTTCGAGGATTCGCTGGGCCTTGGATTTATGGACTATGTGCACCCTGATGATTTGGCAAGATGCCGAATTCCAATTGAGCGAGGAGTCAAACTTTCAAATGCGCAATCCCCACCAGATGAAAAGGGCCACAGCGGAGCATCATCGGCAGGAACACAAACCACACCAACTGCGCGAAATGTCAGCCAGACCTTGCAACAGCCGGCTGTTGGAAAGTCGGGGCTACGGAGCGTCCAACCTGCGCTTTCCAGGGCCAGCAGCTCCGGCAGCGAGTCTATCTACTCGCTCCCATCTGCCGAGCTCACAGAGTTGGCGAGGAAGGGCATCATCAAGGTGACTACAGATACAAGCGGTAGACTGTCGTACACCACAGAAGTTCGACTTCGGTCAAAGACTGGCGAGTACAGGTGGCATCTCATTCGTTGTGTCGAAATCGATACACTCGATTTTGGACAGGGTGCTAGCTCTTATTTCGGATCTGCAACCGATATCAATGACCACAAGCTCCTCGAGGCAAAACTCAAGGAAGCCATGGAGTCCAAAGGTCGATTTTTGAGCAACATGTCTCACGAAATTAGGACACCGCTAATTGGCATTTCGGGCATGGTGAGCTTTTTGCAGGATACGACATTGAACGAGGAGCAGCGAGACTACACCAACACAATCCAGACCAGCGCCAACAGCTTGATTATGATCATCAACGATATTTTGGACTTATCAAAGGTCGATGCTGGTatgatgaagctgaaatACGAATGGTTCCATACTCGGTCTCTAATCGAGGACGTGAACGAACTTGTCTCTACAATGGCCATCGCTAAACGCCTCGAGTTGAACTATCTCGTCGAGGCGGATGTACCTGCATGGGTGAAGGGTGACAAGGTTCGGATTCGGCAGGTGCTGCTTAATGTCATTGGAAACGCTATCAAGTTCACGGCCGAGGGTGAGGTGTTTAGTCGATGCAGGGTGTACACGGAAGACGACCCTGCGGTTCGCAGTGACAATGAAATTATGCTCCAGTTCGCCATCACGGATACCGGCAGAGGCTTTTcaaaggaagaggcagaaTTGATCTTTAAGCCATTTAGTCAAATCGATGGAAGCAGTACCAGGCAACACGGCGGAAGTGGACTTGGCTTGGTCATTTCGCGACAGCTCGTTGAACTTCATGGAGGCAAAATGGAAGGCACCGCGGTTCCTGGTCATGGGTCAACCTTTACTTTTACTGCACGGTTTACATTGCCTTCACCAGAGGACCATCCGAATATTCCTGTCAGCCCAGGATCCACAGCCTCTACGGGATCAAGACAAGGATCGTCTGAGAACGTCAACCGATCGACCAAGGGACTGTCTGTGGTAGAACAATTGCGCAGTAGTCCCCAAGAAGGAATCAACCcgaaaggaaaggaagcCAATCCGAGCCCCGTCTCGCCCAGTCAGCGTGTCAGCCCGGAAGCATCGTCAAGTCGTGCATCGAGACATCATACGGGCTCTTCCCCAAATACATCTGTCAATGCTGGGCTGGCTCGATTCAGCGAGGCTGCCAAAGCCAGTGGACAGGATCTCTCCCAGATGAAACTGGAGATGCCTTCGGACAGAGCTTCGCCATCACGAACATCGACTCCAGAGGCCAATGCTCCTCGACCAACAAGCGACTTGCGTCCACCTCTGTACTCGATCTTAATTATCTGTGCACAGCACCACAGCCGTGAAGCGACTGCGCAGCACATCGAAATGACGCTGCCCAAGGATGTCCCTCATCAAATCACAGCTATCGCATCCATCGAGGACGCGGAACCATTCCTTGGCGGTGAGGATCCCATCCGATTTACGCACATCGTTCTTAACTTGGCTTCAGCCGAGGCAATCATCAACGTCATGGATGAAATCACAAAGTCGCAGAAAATTGAAGGAACAACCATTGTGATTCTCTGCGACTCTGTGCAACGACAGGCTGTTCAGAAATTGGCCGCCGATACAAAGCACGAGCGTTTCCTGTCGGAAAATCTCGTGACGTTTATATACAAGCCGGTCAAGCCGTCGAGATTTGCTGTCATTTTCGACCCTGATAAAGTGCGAGATCTTAGTACTGATAGAAACCGATCCACTGCGCAGCAAATGGTTGAAAATCAAAAGGCCAGTTACcaagagattgagaagcGCATGGGTAACAAGGGGTACAGAGTACTGCTTGTGGAAGACAACCCTGTGAACCAGAAGGTGTTGAACAAGTATCTGAAGAAGATTGGAGTCGAAGTTGAGGTTGCCATCGATGGTGTAGAGTGTACGGAAATTGTTTTGTCCAAGCCGCATAGCTACTACTCCCTGATTCTT TGCGACCTACACATGCCGCGAAAAGACGGCTACCAAGCGTGTCGCGAGATACGAGAGTGGGAGAAGGCATCGAATTTGCCTAAGCTGCCAATTATTGCACTGTCAGCTAATGTAATGTCTGACGTGCAAGAAAAGTGTGTGGCAGCGGGATTCAGCGACTACGTGACAAAACCCGTCGACTTTATCGATCTGAGTagagccatggccaaattCTTCTAG
- a CDS encoding peptidase family m13 domain-containing protein, with amino-acid sequence MSVPEEVLAIRPDESKDDAAEKDSKKDDRDDKNHTGSTNSNSTTPISWNNQTKSGPWTTRLPFTNSTYNMTLSPKTATQTHLWSLARDYYKGCMNDNDTEANYGVLLSLLEEVRGPFSWYDRMNLSSRGESQNRGKLRLNTTAPVSSEDTPRVVAAIMNLGRYGIFPIYKFGLGASYSDPTRVRLIMAPHYRTGLEDPSLYKLPGLLTQYERMLEIIIPKLHGAHTPEIQDLFNLPRNIIALEKKLHTILPTAEDWRNLTDHVFVIRADALRAYSWLLRFDEILRARAPQMDEAPEVDVLFPHTLHEFWTVFETASKEMLRTYILWQTFLQTVDLWDMPWAKEWKAFTYTHLEVIKPAPRRDEYCVGRVQRHFSHAIGATLMNDVFPEKDGRDPVFRVGDILARVGHADGCPHNISQTSLTNIYKGAGVSGGKPGPNPLPQEPIGVARLTAHENWTHLHDWFELEKLHWQRQWADLGHSSDEHKCRNLGMSFKVVA; translated from the exons ATGTCTGTTCCGGAGGAGGTACTGGCGATTAGACCGGATGAGTCAAAGGATGATGCCGCGGAGAAGGATTCCAAGAAGGATG ACCGCGACGACAAAAATCACACCGGAAGCACAAACTCCAACAGCACAACGCCCATCTCCTGGAACAATCAGACCAAGTCCGGCCCCTGGACAACCCGCCTCCCCTTCACAAACTCAACGTACAACATGACACTATCCCCTAAAACCGCAACACAAACCCACCTATGGTCCCTGGCACGGGACTACTACAAAGGGTGCATGaacgacaacgacacagAAGCAAACTACGGCGTCCTCCTCTCCCTGCTGGAGGAAGTGAGAGGTCCCTTCAGCTGGTACGACCGCATGAACTTGTCTTCGAGGGGCGAATCCCAAAACAGGGGCAAGTTGCGCTTGAATACGACGGCTCCGGTGAGCTCTGAAGATACACCAAGGGTGGTTGCCGCAATAATGAATCTAGGTCGATATGGGATATTTCCCATCTACAAATTTGGCCTGGGGGCTTCATACTCTGATCCG ACGCGAGTGCGGCTTATTATGGCACCGCATTATAGAACAGGGCTGGAGGATCCGAGTTTGTATAAGCTCCCCGGCTTGCTGACGCAGTATGAACGAATGCTTGAGATTATTATCCCAAAGTTACATGGTGCGCATACCCCCGAGATACAAGACCTGTTCAACCTTCCGAGGAATATAATtgctttggagaagaaacTTCACACGATATTGCCTACTGCGGAAGACTGGCGGAATCTAACG GATCACGTTTTTGTCATCCGCGCTGATGCCTTGAGGGCATATTCCTGGCTACTTCGATTCGATGAGATTCTGCGAGCAAGAGCACCGCAGATGGATGAGGCGCCAGAGGTGGATGTTTTGTTTCCCCATACGCTGCATGAGTTCTGGACAGTTTTCGAGACGGCTTCCAAGGAGATGCTGAGGACGTATATTCTGTGGCAGACGTTCTTGCAGACGGTTGACTTGTGGGACATGCCGTGGGCAAAGGAGTGGAAGGCTTTTACTTACACTCACCTGGAAGTG ATTAAACCTGCTCCTCGTCGGGATGAGTACTGCGTCGGCAGGGTCCAGAGACACTTTAGCCATGCCATAGGGGCGACGTTGATGAATGATGTGTTTCCTGAGAAGGATGGCCGGGACCCTGTCTTTAGAGTAGGGGATATCCTGGCACGAGTTGGACATGCTGACGGG TGCCCTCATAACATTTCCCAAACTTCTCTCACCAACATCTACAAAGGTGCGGGTGTTTCTGGTGGCAAACCTGGCCCTAATCCACTACCCCAAGAACCCATTGGTGTGGCGAGGTTAACGGCTCACGAGAATTGGACTCATTTACATGACTGGTTCGAGCTTGAGAAACTACACTGGCAAAGGCAATGGGCGGATCTTGGCCACTCGTCGGACGAACACAAGTGCCGTAATCTGGGCATGAGCTTCAAGGTTGTAGCATAG